One Thermosphaera aggregans DNA segment encodes these proteins:
- a CDS encoding 50S ribosomal protein L15e: MARSVYHYIAELWKKPYEGDMKELMRQRLIEWRRQPSVVRVESPTRLDRARELGYKAKPGFVIARVRVRKGGQRKPRPDSGRRPKRMGVYGYAPAKSIRLIAEERAARKFPGLEVLNSYYVGEDGRYKWYEVILVDPHHPAICSDPEIKWICEPQNRGRVFRGLTSAGKKMRGLRKSRGISGTTNYKWKRKQKERLLKKRHEASRGARDPWQVAERINEE; encoded by the coding sequence ATGGCTAGAAGCGTCTACCACTATATTGCGGAGCTTTGGAAGAAGCCTTACGAGGGAGACATGAAGGAGTTGATGAGGCAGAGGCTGATAGAGTGGAGGCGGCAGCCCTCGGTGGTGAGGGTTGAATCCCCGACAAGGCTTGACAGGGCCAGGGAGCTTGGCTACAAGGCTAAGCCGGGCTTCGTAATCGCAAGGGTAAGGGTTAGGAAGGGAGGTCAGAGAAAGCCGAGGCCTGACAGCGGTAGAAGGCCGAAGAGAATGGGTGTTTACGGGTACGCCCCGGCGAAGAGTATAAGGCTGATAGCTGAGGAAAGGGCTGCCCGGAAATTCCCCGGTCTCGAAGTCCTGAACAGCTACTACGTGGGCGAGGACGGCAGGTACAAGTGGTATGAGGTAATACTGGTGGATCCACACCACCCGGCAATATGCAGCGACCCGGAGATTAAGTGGATATGTGAGCCGCAGAACAGGGGCAGGGTTTTCAGAGGCTTAACCAGTGCTGGGAAGAAGATGAGAGGGTTGAGGAAGAGCCGCGGGATCAGCGGCACAACCAACTACAAGTGGAAGAGGAAGCAGAAGGAGAGGTTGCTGAAGAAGAGGCATGAGGCTAGCAGGGGAGCACGCGATCCATGGCAGGTAGCAGAGAGGATAAACGAAGAGTAG
- a CDS encoding RNA-binding domain-containing protein: MAGSREDKRRVVVKSVEVTTSCHSTEDCEKVRTALLNLLPKTLQSSVKIDSETLHGFYGNRILLMKAEAVDGELLLKHLAENLSDTEKSILSASFKLRYDVRTGRLYLRFSKQDAYAGSLRLLDSDDVVKVVVHFSNARREEEVKALLRQIGLIR, encoded by the coding sequence ATGGCAGGTAGCAGAGAGGATAAACGAAGAGTAGTTGTTAAGAGCGTGGAGGTAACCACCTCCTGCCACTCAACAGAGGATTGTGAGAAAGTCCGCACAGCTCTTTTAAACCTGCTTCCCAAAACCCTTCAATCAAGCGTTAAGATTGATTCTGAAACCCTCCACGGCTTCTACGGCAACAGGATCTTGCTGATGAAGGCTGAAGCCGTGGACGGTGAGCTACTCCTCAAGCACCTGGCGGAAAACCTTTCTGATACCGAGAAGAGCATTCTATCAGCAAGCTTCAAGCTCAGGTATGATGTTAGAACGGGGAGGCTCTACTTAAGGTTCAGCAAGCAGGATGCTTACGCGGGAAGCCTCAGGCTTCTCGACTCTGACGACGTGGTGAAAGTAGTCGTCCACTTCTCCAACGCTAGGAGGGAGGAGGAGGTTAAGGCCCTGCTTAGACAAATAGGCTTAATACGTTGA
- a CDS encoding ribonuclease P, translated as MFTDLNVKDCSSELLEKAAALGYSALACWENPDGGGGVRVVGKKVLSPRSLEELKQALAKIPVGKTVVSVSPRDTATARWSAHDGRVDTIVMTLENIDVFDKKQFSTMKYYGKPLEIWLSDLRRAGSVHLAKYYRRVNLALRMKIPVVTGSGASDWSQLPHPRAAVYFLTLLLDFPEKEALLSLTSHPYSVIAGKVGSSG; from the coding sequence ATGTTCACAGACTTAAACGTTAAAGACTGTAGTAGCGAGCTCCTGGAGAAGGCTGCTGCACTAGGCTACTCCGCGCTCGCCTGCTGGGAGAACCCTGACGGTGGCGGAGGGGTAAGGGTTGTGGGGAAGAAAGTGCTCTCTCCCAGGAGCCTCGAGGAGTTGAAGCAGGCACTGGCTAAAATCCCTGTTGGTAAAACCGTGGTGTCGGTCTCCCCACGGGACACTGCGACGGCGAGGTGGAGTGCTCACGATGGAAGAGTTGACACCATAGTTATGACTCTCGAGAACATTGACGTGTTCGATAAGAAGCAGTTCTCCACGATGAAGTACTATGGGAAGCCCCTTGAGATCTGGCTGAGCGATCTGAGAAGGGCTGGCAGCGTGCACCTGGCCAAGTATTATAGGAGGGTGAACCTTGCTTTAAGGATGAAGATCCCGGTTGTAACCGGCTCAGGGGCTTCGGACTGGAGCCAGCTACCCCATCCCAGGGCCGCAGTATACTTTCTAACACTCCTCCTGGACTTCCCGGAGAAGGAAGCACTCCTCTCCCTGACCAGCCACCCTTACTCGGTGATCGCGGGGAAGGTGGGCTCCAGTGGCTGA
- a CDS encoding Rpp14/Pop5 family protein, with protein MADQLAAILMVLVVVQAVVLAATVYFLRKVRRVLRVWKTLVEKERGKPSKPRKRYVVFTLACNGNPSREVIEKHVENAFTTYYGKAVLAKASPQLIFMDEAVRKGVYRVSHLYVKHLISLFTIPLETEECKCLIIPLKTTGTLKKALKIIGRGR; from the coding sequence GTGGCTGACCAGCTCGCAGCAATCCTCATGGTACTGGTTGTAGTACAGGCCGTTGTGCTCGCGGCCACAGTGTATTTTCTTAGAAAGGTTAGAAGAGTGCTGAGGGTTTGGAAAACCCTGGTTGAGAAGGAGCGGGGCAAGCCTTCGAAGCCTAGGAAGAGGTACGTGGTTTTCACGCTAGCGTGCAATGGGAACCCTTCTAGAGAAGTGATTGAGAAGCATGTTGAAAACGCTTTCACCACCTACTACGGGAAGGCAGTACTCGCCAAGGCATCCCCCCAGCTCATATTCATGGATGAGGCGGTGAGGAAAGGTGTTTACAGGGTTAGCCACCTGTACGTTAAACACTTGATCAGCTTGTTCACAATCCCGCTGGAAACCGAGGAGTGCAAATGCCTCATAATACCTTTGAAGACAACAGGAACTCTTAAGAAAGCGTTGAAGATTATCGGTAGAGGGCGGTGA
- a CDS encoding SDR family oxidoreductase, translating into MKRFEGKTCIVTGGARGIGAAIAWRLGVEGCSIAVFDIDEEAGVYRVGELAKAGVEARFYRVDVSREDEVSTGVENVYADFGRINVLVNNAGIGFTGRSIEEQSIDEWRRIIDVNLTGPWLCSKHAVKYMKKTGGVIVNIASTRALQSEPNTEPYSASKGGLLALTHSLAISLAKYGIRVLAVSPGWIDTSEWQVPPRKPSLTPLDHAWHPAGRVGKPEDVASLVAFLASDEAGWMTGVNVVIDGGVSSRMVYLDEEVIKQGLSTLLGDPGLGELVVKLAYKAREDKAVLEKIRSMLMR; encoded by the coding sequence GTGAAAAGGTTTGAAGGGAAAACATGCATTGTAACAGGCGGCGCGAGAGGTATTGGAGCTGCAATAGCGTGGAGGCTGGGGGTTGAAGGCTGCAGCATAGCGGTTTTCGACATTGACGAGGAGGCCGGTGTCTACAGGGTTGGAGAGCTCGCTAAGGCAGGGGTTGAAGCACGCTTCTACAGGGTTGATGTTTCAAGAGAGGATGAGGTATCAACCGGGGTTGAAAACGTCTACGCTGATTTCGGCAGGATCAACGTCCTAGTAAACAATGCGGGAATAGGGTTCACCGGCAGAAGTATTGAAGAGCAGAGCATTGATGAGTGGAGGAGAATAATAGACGTGAACCTTACAGGCCCGTGGCTGTGCAGCAAGCACGCTGTGAAATACATGAAGAAAACCGGCGGGGTAATAGTGAACATTGCTTCTACAAGAGCGCTTCAGTCAGAGCCTAACACCGAGCCGTACTCAGCCTCGAAGGGCGGCCTGCTAGCTCTTACACACTCGCTAGCCATCTCCCTAGCCAAGTACGGGATCAGAGTGCTAGCTGTCTCACCAGGCTGGATAGACACTAGTGAGTGGCAGGTGCCTCCGAGGAAGCCATCCCTCACCCCGCTCGACCATGCATGGCATCCTGCCGGGAGAGTCGGTAAGCCCGAGGATGTTGCATCACTGGTAGCGTTCCTAGCATCGGACGAGGCTGGGTGGATGACAGGGGTTAACGTGGTGATAGATGGAGGCGTGTCGTCGAGAATGGTCTACCTTGACGAGGAGGTGATTAAGCAGGGCTTGTCAACCCTTCTCGGAGACCCAGGGCTTGGCGAGCTGGTTGTGAAGCTGGCTTACAAGGCCAGGGAGGATAAGGCTGTTCTCGAGAAGATAAGGTCTATGCTTATGCGTTAG
- the psmA gene encoding archaeal proteasome endopeptidase complex subunit alpha translates to MGLSMAAAYDRAITIFSPDGRIYQVEYAFEAVRRGWTTLGVRTKNAAVVVAEKQKISPLTDEKAIQKVFKVDDHIGVSFAGMAGDGRILIDYAIHQALIHKFYYDEPIPVEYLTKLVCHVKQAYTQHAGVRPFGVSMIFVGVDEKGTQLFMTEPSGRYLSYYGVAIGEKSGNVTEFLEKNYSYDLSARETIKLGILAIASIVESRPLQDYIEAGYIDVETKQFRIMGKSEIEELLAELEKEGRLKQEGRK, encoded by the coding sequence ATGGGTCTTTCAATGGCTGCTGCTTATGACAGGGCTATCACCATATTCTCGCCTGACGGCAGGATCTACCAGGTTGAGTATGCTTTCGAAGCGGTTAGAAGAGGCTGGACCACCCTAGGCGTTAGAACGAAGAACGCAGCCGTGGTGGTTGCTGAGAAGCAGAAGATCTCGCCTTTAACCGATGAGAAGGCTATTCAGAAAGTGTTTAAAGTAGACGATCACATCGGGGTAAGCTTCGCCGGCATGGCCGGTGATGGCAGGATCCTGATAGACTACGCTATTCACCAAGCCTTGATACACAAGTTCTACTATGATGAGCCAATCCCAGTGGAGTATTTGACGAAGCTGGTGTGCCATGTGAAGCAGGCTTACACCCAGCACGCGGGCGTGAGACCATTCGGCGTCTCAATGATATTCGTAGGCGTGGATGAAAAGGGTACCCAGTTATTCATGACGGAGCCGAGCGGTAGGTACCTCAGCTACTACGGTGTTGCAATAGGTGAGAAAAGCGGTAACGTCACGGAGTTCCTCGAGAAAAACTACAGCTACGACCTCAGCGCCAGGGAAACGATTAAGCTGGGGATTCTCGCAATAGCCTCCATAGTGGAGAGCAGGCCTCTCCAAGACTATATTGAAGCCGGCTACATAGATGTTGAGACGAAGCAGTTCAGGATCATGGGGAAGAGCGAGATAGAGGAGCTTCTCGCAGAGCTTGAGAAGGAAGGCCGTCTCAAACAGGAGGGTAGGAAGTAG
- a CDS encoding ribosome assembly factor SBDS, which yields MKDKLVVAKYEAKGHRFEILVDPDLALKVKEGKPVSIDEVVAGDFIYKDARKGLKASPESLKAVFGTDDPRVVAMEIIKKGELQFTAEQRRKLLEDKKNQIVNLIAKNAVDPKTKLPIPAKRIELAMEQARVTIDPYKPAEQQVEEIVSKIARFIPIKLAKAYVSVKIPAEYASKAYKSVQSLGVVKKSNWGSDGSVSVELEIPAGMQQEFIDKVNALTKGSAEIKIVSVGEK from the coding sequence GTGAAGGATAAGCTGGTAGTAGCCAAGTATGAGGCTAAGGGGCACAGGTTTGAAATCCTCGTCGACCCCGACCTAGCCCTCAAGGTGAAGGAGGGGAAGCCGGTCAGCATTGACGAAGTTGTAGCAGGAGACTTCATATATAAGGATGCGAGGAAGGGTTTGAAAGCCTCGCCAGAATCCTTGAAGGCTGTGTTCGGCACTGACGATCCTAGAGTTGTCGCTATGGAGATTATTAAGAAGGGGGAGCTGCAGTTCACGGCTGAGCAGAGGAGGAAGCTGCTGGAGGATAAGAAAAACCAGATCGTGAACTTGATAGCGAAGAACGCCGTCGACCCTAAGACAAAGCTCCCCATTCCTGCGAAAAGGATTGAGCTGGCGATGGAGCAGGCAAGGGTTACGATAGACCCTTACAAGCCTGCTGAGCAGCAGGTTGAGGAGATTGTGTCCAAGATAGCCAGGTTCATACCTATAAAGCTTGCTAAAGCATATGTATCGGTTAAAATACCCGCTGAGTATGCTAGCAAGGCATATAAGTCTGTGCAGTCACTCGGGGTTGTGAAGAAGTCTAACTGGGGGAGTGATGGAAGCGTGAGCGTGGAGCTTGAAATACCTGCCGGTATGCAGCAGGAGTTTATAGATAAGGTGAACGCGTTAACCAAGGGTAGTGCTGAAATAAAGATTGTGAGCGTGGGGGAGAAATGA
- the rrp4 gene encoding exosome complex RNA-binding protein Rrp4, whose translation MKLRVIVADRQLVRPGDTLAYIEEAGELIKFKKIPDKHVYIFENKIISDVVGVVSVNGEEIQVIPLEGVYIPRRDDLVIGIVENVGVTAWTLDIRSPYPGVLNAGEVIEGFNPLTHNLRNYLDIGDFVIGKIAVFDRTRDPVITVKGKGLGKITEGVVVDVKPSKVPRLIGKKGSMYNLLTSMSGCEITIAQNGFVWLKCPDENRAKVLIQAIKLIELKAHMRGLTEEVKMFLERKLGGGVGSSEQQA comes from the coding sequence ATGAAGCTCAGGGTAATCGTGGCTGACAGGCAACTGGTCAGGCCCGGGGATACTTTAGCATATATTGAGGAAGCCGGCGAGCTTATCAAGTTCAAGAAGATCCCTGATAAGCACGTGTACATTTTCGAGAACAAGATCATAAGCGACGTAGTGGGGGTTGTCAGCGTTAACGGTGAGGAAATACAGGTGATACCGCTAGAGGGTGTCTACATCCCTCGGAGAGACGACCTCGTGATAGGTATTGTTGAAAACGTTGGCGTGACAGCGTGGACCCTGGACATAAGAAGCCCCTACCCGGGCGTGCTGAACGCTGGCGAGGTAATAGAGGGCTTCAACCCTCTAACCCACAACCTGAGAAACTATCTCGACATAGGTGATTTCGTCATAGGGAAGATAGCGGTGTTTGACAGGACCAGGGACCCTGTAATAACCGTGAAGGGTAAGGGGTTGGGGAAGATAACCGAGGGAGTAGTGGTCGATGTGAAGCCTAGCAAGGTTCCAAGGCTTATCGGGAAGAAAGGCAGCATGTACAACTTGCTGACAAGCATGAGCGGGTGCGAGATAACCATAGCCCAGAACGGCTTCGTATGGCTTAAATGCCCTGATGAAAACAGGGCTAAGGTTTTAATACAGGCTATAAAGCTTATTGAGTTAAAAGCCCACATGCGTGGTTTAACAGAGGAGGTTAAAATGTTTCTGGAGAGAAAGCTTGGCGGAGGTGTTGGAAGCAGTGAGCAGCAAGCCTAG
- the rrp41 gene encoding exosome complex exonuclease Rrp41 — MSSKPRLLREDGTRLDGRRLDELRPVKIRVGVLKNANGSALVEYGGTKVLAAVFGPREALPRHIALPDRATLRVRYHMAPFSTSERKSPAPSRREIELSKVIREALESVVFSEQFPRTSIDIFIEVLQADGGTRTAGLTAASIALADAGIPMKDLVIGVAVGKIEGSLALDINELEDEYGEADLPVGIAPNIGEILLLQLNGVLTPEELKAGIELAWRGVESIYKVAKEALYAKYIKAFEEVK, encoded by the coding sequence GTGAGCAGCAAGCCTAGGTTGCTCAGGGAGGATGGCACGAGGCTGGATGGTAGGCGGCTGGACGAGCTGCGGCCCGTGAAGATCAGGGTAGGGGTTTTGAAGAACGCTAACGGAAGCGCTCTCGTCGAGTACGGGGGGACTAAGGTGCTGGCAGCGGTCTTTGGCCCGAGGGAGGCTTTGCCGAGGCATATAGCTCTGCCGGATAGGGCAACGCTGAGGGTTAGATACCACATGGCCCCGTTCTCCACGAGCGAGAGGAAGTCGCCAGCTCCCTCAAGGAGGGAGATAGAGCTCTCCAAGGTTATCAGGGAGGCTCTCGAATCAGTTGTCTTCTCGGAGCAGTTCCCGAGAACATCTATCGACATATTCATTGAGGTTTTACAAGCAGACGGAGGCACCAGGACCGCGGGGTTGACCGCTGCCTCAATAGCTCTAGCAGATGCCGGCATACCTATGAAGGACCTGGTAATAGGTGTTGCGGTCGGGAAGATTGAGGGAAGCCTTGCACTAGATATCAACGAGCTCGAGGACGAGTATGGCGAGGCAGACCTGCCCGTTGGGATAGCCCCGAATATTGGGGAAATCCTGCTTCTCCAGCTGAACGGTGTCTTAACACCCGAGGAGCTTAAAGCAGGGATCGAGCTTGCGTGGAGAGGTGTTGAATCCATTTACAAGGTTGCTAAGGAAGCCCTCTACGCTAAGTACATTAAGGCTTTCGAGGAGGTGAAGTAG
- the rrp42 gene encoding exosome complex protein Rrp42, with the protein MSITPVKEPVLPKAQAEAIIKLLRKGERIDGRGLLDYRPISVYLNPIEKADGSSHVILGTTQVITGVKIELGEPFADRPDEGVLQVHAEFVPLASQTFEPGPPDENSIEVARVVDRSLREPKAIDFKQLVVAPGKKVWVVFNDIYLIDHGGNIVDASMLSSMLALATAKIPYYEEKEPGVYVVDNKRHVSSLPVNTLVATVTMGVHEDIIVVDPSIEEEVVLNTFLTIAVDEKGRVCGIQKKGIAGISRKTLEQAVEIALKQGGFLIDLIRKILNNPSDYMKPLETNQY; encoded by the coding sequence GTGAGCATTACACCTGTTAAGGAACCGGTCCTGCCTAAAGCCCAGGCAGAGGCCATTATCAAGCTGTTGAGGAAGGGGGAGAGGATTGACGGCAGGGGTCTCCTAGACTACAGACCCATCAGCGTCTACTTAAACCCGATCGAGAAGGCGGATGGAAGCTCCCACGTCATACTGGGGACGACACAGGTGATAACCGGTGTGAAAATAGAGCTTGGAGAACCCTTCGCCGACAGGCCTGATGAAGGAGTTCTACAGGTTCACGCCGAGTTTGTCCCACTGGCGTCGCAGACTTTTGAACCGGGGCCGCCGGATGAGAACTCTATTGAAGTAGCCAGGGTGGTTGACAGGAGCCTGCGCGAGCCTAAGGCAATAGATTTCAAACAGCTGGTTGTAGCTCCCGGGAAGAAGGTATGGGTAGTGTTCAACGACATATACCTTATAGACCATGGAGGAAACATTGTTGACGCCAGCATGCTGTCCAGCATGCTAGCGCTCGCCACGGCTAAAATACCCTACTACGAGGAGAAGGAACCAGGGGTTTACGTAGTAGATAATAAGAGGCATGTGTCCTCTCTACCCGTGAACACGCTGGTGGCTACGGTGACAATGGGGGTTCACGAGGACATCATAGTTGTTGATCCCTCAATAGAGGAGGAAGTGGTGTTAAACACCTTCCTAACCATAGCTGTTGACGAGAAGGGCAGGGTGTGCGGGATACAGAAGAAAGGTATTGCAGGAATCAGCAGGAAGACCCTGGAGCAGGCTGTTGAGATAGCCCTTAAACAGGGAGGCTTCCTTATAGATTTAATAAGGAAAATATTAAATAATCCCAGTGACTACATGAAACCGTTAGAAACCAACCAGTATTAA
- a CDS encoding 50S ribosomal protein L37ae codes for MGRTKVVKIAGRYGARYGSTLRKKVRDILMKRYAPHTCPFCGYQGKVVRVSTGLWMCRKCGNKWAGGAYVPRTEVARYFPNVIVRE; via the coding sequence ATGGGGAGGACTAAAGTAGTTAAGATAGCGGGAAGGTACGGTGCGAGATACGGGTCTACTTTGAGAAAGAAGGTTAGAGACATCTTAATGAAGCGCTACGCCCCTCACACATGCCCGTTCTGCGGATACCAGGGCAAGGTTGTCAGGGTTTCAACAGGGCTCTGGATGTGTAGGAAGTGCGGGAACAAATGGGCTGGAGGAGCCTACGTCCCCAGGACCGAGGTGGCCAGGTACTTCCCCAACGTCATAGTCAGGGAGTAA
- a CDS encoding Brix domain-containing protein encodes MILITTSHRSSQRTRSFVKDLSSIIPFSEKTTRGKKTLQELFTEAYLKGFKWLLVVDEKNGNPSRLRFYYVEFKSVKPEGREIGWVTIRGVRLVRENPSAVKISNPSTISVDYGSCTREECFNLADLFLMVFYKALSNRADVTVKLEEWKGLRVRFLGKGGVEIGPWLKVSRVVLNERV; translated from the coding sequence TTGATCCTCATAACCACATCTCACAGATCCTCTCAGAGAACAAGGAGTTTTGTGAAAGACCTGTCAAGCATCATCCCCTTCTCCGAGAAAACTACTAGAGGGAAGAAGACTCTTCAGGAATTGTTCACTGAAGCATACCTCAAGGGTTTTAAATGGCTACTAGTAGTTGATGAGAAAAACGGAAACCCTTCACGGCTGAGATTCTACTATGTAGAGTTCAAGAGCGTTAAGCCTGAGGGAAGGGAGATCGGCTGGGTTACTATAAGAGGGGTGAGGCTTGTCCGGGAAAACCCTAGCGCTGTGAAGATCTCCAATCCTTCAACAATAAGCGTTGACTACGGATCATGCACCAGGGAAGAGTGCTTCAACCTGGCAGACCTTTTCCTAATGGTGTTCTACAAGGCTTTAAGCAACCGCGCCGACGTTACCGTTAAGCTTGAAGAATGGAAAGGGTTGAGGGTTAGGTTTCTCGGGAAAGGAGGGGTTGAAATAGGGCCTTGGTTAAAGGTTTCAAGGGTTGTGCTGAATGAACGAGTATAG
- a CDS encoding CTAG/PCC1 family protein, with protein MNEYSVEYSLNGLPQQLCMSLEKALKPEAESAPKSVEIIVECSEGVLTLKMRSTEINILRALHNSFIGLIIMLLELSEGLRNEQEDASARGSAVNSSIPDFKGDSR; from the coding sequence ATGAACGAGTATAGCGTTGAGTATTCTCTAAACGGCCTACCCCAGCAACTCTGCATGTCTCTTGAGAAAGCGTTGAAGCCTGAGGCTGAGTCAGCCCCTAAGAGTGTTGAAATAATAGTGGAGTGCTCGGAGGGTGTTTTAACCTTGAAGATGCGGTCGACGGAAATAAATATTTTAAGAGCTCTTCACAATAGCTTTATAGGATTAATTATAATGTTGCTGGAGTTGAGCGAGGGGTTAAGGAATGAGCAGGAAGACGCTTCCGCCCGAGGTTCAGCAGTTAATAGTTCAATACCAGACTTTAAAGGAGACTCACGCTAA
- a CDS encoding prefoldin subunit beta: MSRKTLPPEVQQLIVQYQTLKETHAKIDAELKLTEAELTDVDTVLNTVKNLEDTAELYKVVGHILVKKGKNDVIKELEERKEILSLKKDKYKKQLDFLVKQISELEAKLKEALGRYGIPVGQA, from the coding sequence ATGAGCAGGAAGACGCTTCCGCCCGAGGTTCAGCAGTTAATAGTTCAATACCAGACTTTAAAGGAGACTCACGCTAAGATAGACGCCGAGTTAAAGCTCACCGAGGCAGAGCTGACGGATGTTGACACTGTTTTAAACACTGTGAAGAATCTTGAAGACACAGCCGAGCTCTACAAGGTTGTCGGCCACATACTTGTTAAGAAGGGGAAGAACGACGTGATCAAGGAGCTGGAGGAGAGGAAGGAGATCCTGTCCTTGAAAAAAGATAAGTATAAGAAGCAGCTGGACTTCCTTGTGAAACAGATAAGCGAGCTTGAAGCAAAGCTTAAGGAAGCTTTAGGGAGATACGGGATTCCTGTTGGGCAAGCCTAG